A genomic segment from Flavobacterium litorale encodes:
- a CDS encoding putative quinol monooxygenase yields MFVRIVKMSFHEDKVDAFLDNFHEVKQHIRNYPGNRFLELYRDKDNPSIFFTYSYWENESDLENYRKSELFNEVWAFTKQLFNNKPQAWSVDKLVTLD; encoded by the coding sequence ATGTTTGTAAGAATTGTAAAAATGAGTTTTCACGAAGATAAAGTTGATGCATTTCTGGATAATTTCCACGAAGTAAAACAGCACATACGAAACTATCCTGGAAATCGTTTTTTAGAATTGTATAGGGACAAGGATAATCCTTCGATATTTTTTACATACAGCTATTGGGAAAATGAAAGTGATTTGGAAAACTACCGTAAATCGGAGCTTTTTAACGAAGTTTGGGCATTTACCAAACAACTTTTTAATAATAAGCCACAAGCTTGGAGTGTAGATAAATTAGTAACGTTAGATTAA
- a CDS encoding phosphoribosylaminoimidazolesuccinocarboxamide synthase: MNTITSTDFNFPNQKSVYRGKVREVYNINDELLVMIATDRLSAFDVVMPKGIPYKGQILNQIATKFMRLTEDIVPNWLIDTPDPNVAVGHLCEPFKVEMVIRGYLSGHAAREYAAGKRVLCGVELPEGLKENDKFPAPIITPTTKAANGEHDADISREEIITNGIVTEEDYKVLEQYTRDLFQRGTEIAASRGLILVDTKYEFGRTKDGKIVLIDEIHTPDSSRYFYAEGYQQRQNRGDVQKQLSKEFVRQWLIANDFQGKEGQQIPHMDDAYIASVSERYIELYEKITGEQFAKADIGDIHNRIEKNVVAFLNK, encoded by the coding sequence ATGAATACGATAACGAGTACCGATTTTAATTTCCCAAATCAAAAATCAGTTTACCGCGGTAAGGTAAGAGAAGTATATAATATAAACGACGAACTTTTGGTAATGATAGCTACCGACAGGCTTTCGGCTTTTGATGTTGTTATGCCCAAGGGCATACCTTATAAAGGGCAAATACTAAACCAAATAGCAACCAAGTTTATGCGTTTAACCGAAGATATTGTACCCAACTGGTTAATTGATACTCCCGACCCTAACGTAGCGGTGGGGCACTTATGTGAGCCTTTTAAAGTAGAGATGGTAATACGCGGCTATTTATCGGGGCATGCAGCACGCGAATATGCTGCTGGCAAACGTGTATTGTGCGGTGTTGAACTACCCGAAGGGCTAAAAGAAAATGACAAATTCCCTGCGCCCATAATAACCCCTACCACTAAGGCAGCTAATGGCGAACACGATGCGGATATATCCAGAGAGGAAATTATTACCAATGGTATTGTAACCGAAGAGGATTACAAGGTATTGGAGCAATATACCCGCGATTTATTTCAGCGTGGTACAGAAATAGCCGCTTCGCGCGGATTGATATTGGTAGATACCAAGTACGAATTTGGTCGTACTAAAGATGGTAAAATTGTATTGATAGATGAGATACATACACCCGACTCTTCACGTTATTTTTATGCAGAGGGGTACCAACAACGCCAAAATAGGGGAGATGTACAAAAACAACTTAGCAAAGAGTTTGTTAGACAATGGCTTATTGCTAACGATTTTCAGGGGAAAGAAGGGCAACAAATACCCCATATGGACGATGCTTATATAGCAAGCGTATCCGAACGTTATATAGAATTATATGAGAAAATTACTGGCGAGCAGTTTGCAAAAGCTGATATTGGTGACATACATAACCGAATAGAAAAAAATGTTGTAGCTTTTTTAAATAAGTAA
- a CDS encoding PhoH family protein, translating to MNERIIELVDIAPKDFWGTRDSHLETIKKYYPKLKIVARGTTLKAFGEESVLDEFEKRFKRLMLHFSRYNNIDDNVIERVIQSDHQVEHMSPSDNILVHGLGGKLIKAMTPNQQKLVDLMAKNDMVFAVGPAGTGKTYTGVALAVKALKEKRVKRIILTRPAVEAGENLGFLPGDMKEKLDPYMQPLYDALRDMIPPEKLEDYILKGIVQIAPLAFMRGRTLDNAFVILDEAQNTTHSQMKMFLTRMGKSAKFMITGDPGQVDLPRRTISGLKEALLVLKDVQGIGMLYLDDKDVVRHRLVKRVIDAYKAIENHD from the coding sequence TTGAACGAAAGAATAATCGAACTAGTAGACATTGCCCCGAAAGATTTTTGGGGTACGCGTGACTCTCACCTTGAAACGATTAAAAAATATTATCCTAAACTCAAAATAGTTGCCCGAGGTACTACACTAAAGGCATTTGGAGAAGAGTCTGTACTCGATGAGTTTGAAAAAAGGTTTAAAAGACTAATGCTTCACTTTTCGCGCTACAATAACATTGATGATAATGTTATAGAGCGTGTTATACAAAGTGACCATCAGGTAGAACACATGAGTCCTAGTGATAATATACTGGTACACGGGCTTGGTGGGAAGCTTATAAAAGCCATGACACCCAACCAACAGAAGCTAGTGGATTTAATGGCAAAGAATGATATGGTTTTTGCCGTTGGTCCTGCGGGTACAGGTAAAACCTATACAGGTGTGGCACTTGCCGTTAAAGCATTAAAAGAAAAACGTGTAAAACGTATTATACTTACCCGACCTGCTGTAGAAGCAGGAGAGAACTTAGGTTTTTTACCTGGTGATATGAAGGAAAAGCTAGACCCCTACATGCAGCCTTTGTATGATGCTTTACGCGATATGATTCCGCCCGAAAAACTAGAGGACTATATACTTAAAGGAATTGTACAAATAGCACCATTGGCATTTATGCGCGGGCGTACGTTGGATAATGCTTTTGTAATATTAGATGAAGCCCAAAATACAACCCACTCCCAAATGAAGATGTTTTTAACCCGTATGGGTAAAAGTGCTAAGTTTATGATTACGGGCGACCCTGGGCAGGTAGATTTGCCACGCCGTACCATATCGGGGCTTAAAGAAGCCTTGTTGGTATTAAAAGACGTTCAGGGTATTGGTATGCTCTACTTGGACGATAAAGATGTGGTACGCCACAGGCTTGTTAAAAGGGTTATTGATGCGTATAAGGCTATTGAAAATCATGATTAA
- a CDS encoding T9SS type A sorting domain-containing protein, translating to MKKILLSLLTFMLFIANMQAQAIAYQPDDILQCGFEIFDLSAQTPVVLGNQNSNDFTVAYFTSEEDATDNTNPILNPSEYIGQQSEIIYVRVTNNSDDTFDTTSFLIGFGVGWVPAMDDVYACDGYALPPLQFGNYFSGPAGSGIMYAVGDLIQETQMVYVYYEDFGCLQEEAFDVYIENLFITELPPLVGCVSGDESTYVFDLTSVIPIVLNGIAEGDVAFFTTEEDALMGTNQINNPLQYTSTTLTQTIYVTLYVNDCIAVAPLDLIVDDNCTGNTVLGTITYDIDNNGCNATDILASGILVSLVNNNDVYYTYTNANGEYYFYNVPDGDSTISVAQSSGISYTSVPSSYTIIVSEEQDPLDFCLTVSNPVNDVAVTLVPTTLAIPGFLSSYVIVYENMGVLPASGVVSLTFDSTMMTFDSALPAMQQAGNTLTLQYDNLMPFQSGYIVVDFLVMQPPTVNSGDILDFAAIIDANLDDDFSNNISELSQTVVNSFDPNDIRVHEGEYISEEQAEEYLHYTIRFQNEGTANATNVRIDTELDANLDWSTFEPIVGSHNYVTARNGENVSFIFNNIDLPYTDIDVPGSQGYVTYKIKPADGVTIGDVMEATAGIYFDFNEAIITNTATTTVQATASSAAFASNAFVVYPNPASTSVTLKMENLNGDAMVNVTDILGKTVLSTTASGNELNLDISMLNSGMYFITLEAAGKSITKKIVVQ from the coding sequence ATGAAAAAGATTTTACTCTCCCTATTAACATTCATGCTATTTATAGCAAATATGCAGGCACAGGCAATAGCCTACCAACCTGACGATATTTTACAGTGCGGATTTGAAATTTTTGATTTATCAGCACAGACTCCCGTTGTTTTGGGTAATCAAAACTCAAACGATTTTACTGTTGCTTATTTTACCTCTGAAGAAGATGCGACAGATAACACAAACCCAATTTTAAATCCATCTGAATATATCGGTCAGCAATCCGAAATTATTTATGTAAGAGTAACTAACAATAGTGATGACACTTTTGATACAACCTCGTTTTTAATAGGTTTTGGTGTCGGCTGGGTACCGGCTATGGACGACGTTTATGCTTGCGATGGCTATGCGTTACCACCCTTGCAGTTTGGTAATTATTTTTCGGGTCCTGCTGGTTCAGGTATTATGTACGCAGTTGGCGACTTAATACAAGAAACACAGATGGTGTATGTATATTATGAAGATTTTGGTTGTTTACAAGAAGAAGCTTTTGATGTATATATTGAAAATTTGTTTATAACTGAATTACCACCTCTAGTAGGATGTGTATCGGGAGATGAAAGTACATACGTTTTCGACCTCACTTCTGTGATTCCAATTGTTTTAAATGGCATTGCCGAAGGTGATGTAGCATTTTTTACAACGGAAGAAGACGCACTGATGGGGACAAACCAAATTAATAATCCTCTGCAATATACCAGTACAACTTTAACACAAACAATTTATGTAACGCTGTACGTAAATGATTGTATAGCAGTTGCACCATTAGACTTAATAGTTGATGATAATTGTACTGGAAATACAGTATTGGGTACAATTACATACGATATAGACAATAATGGGTGTAACGCTACAGATATTCTTGCATCAGGTATTTTAGTAAGTTTAGTTAACAATAACGATGTTTATTATACTTACACCAATGCTAATGGTGAGTATTATTTTTATAATGTGCCAGATGGCGATAGCACTATTAGTGTAGCGCAATCTTCTGGTATATCGTATACAAGTGTACCATCATCATATACTATAATAGTATCTGAGGAGCAAGATCCGCTTGATTTTTGTTTAACGGTTTCAAATCCTGTTAACGATGTTGCTGTAACTTTAGTACCTACTACATTAGCAATACCAGGTTTCCTTTCATCTTACGTTATTGTTTACGAAAACATGGGTGTATTACCAGCAAGCGGTGTTGTAAGTTTAACTTTTGATAGTACTATGATGACTTTTGATAGTGCTTTGCCAGCTATGCAGCAAGCAGGAAATACATTAACATTACAGTATGATAACCTAATGCCATTTCAATCAGGATACATTGTAGTTGATTTTCTTGTGATGCAACCGCCTACAGTAAACAGTGGCGATATTTTAGATTTTGCTGCAATTATAGATGCTAATTTAGATGATGATTTTAGCAATAACATATCTGAATTAAGCCAAACAGTAGTAAATAGTTTTGATCCTAACGATATTAGAGTACACGAAGGTGAGTATATAAGCGAAGAACAAGCAGAAGAGTATTTACATTATACCATTCGTTTCCAAAACGAAGGTACAGCCAATGCAACCAATGTTCGTATTGATACGGAGCTTGATGCTAATTTAGACTGGAGTACTTTTGAACCGATAGTAGGTAGCCATAATTATGTTACTGCGCGTAACGGCGAGAACGTATCATTCATATTCAATAATATCGATTTACCATATACCGATATCGATGTACCAGGTAGTCAAGGGTATGTAACCTATAAAATTAAACCAGCCGATGGCGTTACTATTGGCGATGTTATGGAGGCTACAGCAGGTATTTACTTCGATTTTAACGAAGCTATAATTACCAATACGGCTACTACTACTGTACAGGCTACAGCAAGTAGTGCAGCCTTTGCTAGTAATGCCTTTGTAGTGTATCCGAACCCTGCATCGACCAGCGTTACATTAAAAATGGAAAATTTAAATGGTGATGCTATGGTTAATGTTACTGATATATTAGGCAAAACAGTACTTAGTACTACAGCCTCTGGTAATGAGCTAAACTTAGATATTTCGATGCTTAATAGTGGAATGTATTTTATTACACTAGAAGCAGCAGGCAAATCAATTACTAAAAAAATCGTTGTTCAATAA
- a CDS encoding DUF6048 family protein, which yields MKNRRMCKFIINLCALFFAVAASAQTANDSIATPVQTERYGIRVGADLHRLSKGFYTDDYRGLELVADYRITKKIYIAGEIGNEDYTIDDRQLNFTTNGSYLKIGFDYNAYENWLDMENMIYAGMRYSFASFSQTLNSYTIYDNRVIDANGIRYLDPVTVESGTEYSGLTAHWVEVVGGIKAEVFDNLFLGFSLRLNYMITDTKPDNFDNLYIPGFNKTYIGKFGAGFNYSISYFIPFYKKTKKTEDN from the coding sequence ATGAAGAATCGGCGCATGTGCAAATTTATTATTAACCTTTGCGCGCTATTTTTTGCAGTAGCTGCAAGTGCACAAACTGCTAACGATAGCATTGCTACTCCTGTACAAACAGAACGCTACGGAATACGTGTAGGTGCTGATTTGCACCGACTAAGTAAAGGTTTTTATACTGACGATTACAGAGGGTTGGAACTTGTAGCCGATTACAGGATAACTAAAAAGATATACATAGCAGGAGAAATTGGTAATGAAGATTATACTATAGATGATAGGCAGTTGAATTTTACTACCAACGGAAGCTACCTAAAAATTGGTTTTGACTATAACGCCTATGAAAATTGGCTGGATATGGAAAATATGATATACGCAGGTATGCGCTATAGTTTTGCCTCGTTTAGCCAAACATTAAACTCGTATACCATATACGATAACCGCGTTATTGATGCTAATGGTATACGCTACCTTGATCCTGTAACTGTTGAATCGGGTACGGAATATAGCGGGCTTACTGCCCATTGGGTAGAGGTTGTTGGCGGTATAAAGGCAGAGGTTTTTGATAATTTGTTCCTCGGGTTTAGCCTTAGGCTTAATTATATGATAACCGACACAAAACCTGATAATTTTGATAACCTTTATATTCCAGGATTCAATAAAACCTATATAGGTAAATTTGGAGCAGGCTTTAACTACAGTATTTCCTATTTTATACCCTTTTATAAAAAGACTAAAAAAACTGAGGATAACTAA
- a CDS encoding SAM hydrolase/SAM-dependent halogenase family protein → MSIITLTTDFGLKDHFVGALKGKILSEFREATIVDISHHIDLFNTPEASYIVEAAYRNFPKGTVHLIGVDAELTNESRHIAMQWNDHYFICSDNGILSILTQKIVPQKIVAINIHSRFGDDATEMDVFTKVAIHLAKGGLLNVIGREITEIKSIHQLQPTISGNKDKTILRGYVVYIDHFGNCVTNITKKLFKEVGLGRDYEITFNTKTIKRINRNYSDFKLNNPFSLKDYEGEKLALFNEAGFLEIALYRSNPSTVGSARSLLGLKYRDVVCITFTTPENLKENI, encoded by the coding sequence ATGTCAATAATTACCCTAACAACCGACTTTGGCTTGAAGGACCATTTTGTGGGTGCCCTTAAAGGGAAAATCCTCTCTGAGTTTAGAGAGGCTACTATTGTTGACATTTCGCACCATATTGATTTATTTAATACACCCGAAGCAAGTTATATTGTTGAGGCTGCTTACCGAAATTTCCCGAAAGGCACTGTACACTTAATTGGTGTAGATGCAGAGTTAACAAACGAGTCGCGACACATTGCTATGCAATGGAACGACCACTATTTTATATGTTCGGATAACGGCATTTTAAGCATCTTAACACAAAAAATTGTTCCGCAAAAAATTGTAGCAATAAACATACACAGCCGTTTTGGGGATGATGCTACTGAGATGGATGTATTTACAAAAGTAGCCATACATTTGGCTAAAGGCGGATTGCTTAATGTTATTGGCAGAGAAATTACCGAGATTAAAAGCATCCATCAACTACAGCCTACAATTAGTGGCAATAAGGATAAGACTATTTTAAGGGGCTATGTGGTATATATAGACCATTTTGGCAACTGTGTAACCAACATTACTAAAAAGCTGTTTAAGGAGGTAGGGCTTGGACGCGATTACGAGATAACTTTTAATACCAAAACTATAAAACGTATTAACAGGAATTACTCTGATTTTAAACTGAATAATCCATTTTCATTAAAAGATTACGAGGGCGAGAAACTAGCACTATTTAACGAGGCTGGTTTTTTAGAAATTGCCTTGTACCGCAGCAATCCATCTACAGTAGGCTCGGCACGCTCGCTACTGGGGTTAAAGTACAGGGATGTAGTTTGTATTACGTTTACAACACCCGAAAATCTGAAAGAAAACATTTAA
- a CDS encoding DUF4294 domain-containing protein — protein MVKIRLLFFFVLTCMVTANAQEVVTDTVKNVVENDSIVFNMQMEEIVISNLKDTISKAERKRLYILRRRVLKVYPYAKIAAERLTRLNATMAKLKTKREKKKYSKIVEKYLEDEFEAQLKKLSRKDGQILVKLIHRQTGETTFDLIKEYKSGWKAFWSSRIAKMFDINLKTEYSPATVPEDYLIEGFLLKAFREHRLPAQDPAFPIDYPAITAQWREKE, from the coding sequence ATGGTAAAAATACGTTTGTTATTCTTTTTCGTGTTAACGTGTATGGTTACAGCAAACGCGCAAGAAGTTGTAACCGATACGGTAAAGAATGTGGTTGAAAATGACTCGATTGTTTTTAACATGCAGATGGAAGAAATTGTAATTTCTAATCTGAAAGATACCATATCCAAAGCCGAGCGAAAACGACTGTATATTTTAAGACGCAGGGTGTTAAAAGTGTACCCTTATGCTAAAATAGCTGCCGAAAGATTAACGCGACTAAATGCTACCATGGCAAAGTTGAAAACCAAGCGTGAAAAGAAAAAATACTCTAAAATTGTAGAAAAATACCTTGAAGATGAGTTTGAGGCACAACTCAAAAAATTATCTCGTAAAGATGGGCAAATACTAGTAAAGTTAATACACAGGCAAACTGGAGAAACTACTTTTGACTTAATAAAAGAATATAAAAGTGGTTGGAAAGCATTTTGGTCCAGCCGAATTGCTAAAATGTTTGATATTAATTTAAAAACGGAGTATAGCCCAGCTACGGTACCCGAAGATTATTTAATTGAAGGTTTTTTACTTAAAGCGTTTAGGGAACATAGGTTACCAGCGCAAGACCCTGCTTTCCCGATAGATTATCCTGCAATAACAGCTCAATGGCGCGAAAAAGAGTAA
- a CDS encoding M42 family metallopeptidase has protein sequence MASKSILNDNSIAFLEKYLNNPSPTGFESEGQKIWMEYLKPYVDTFITDTYGTAVGIINPDAPYKIVIEGHSDEISWYVNYITDNGLVYVIRNGGSDHMIAPSKRVNIHTKKGIVKGVFGWPAIHTRKGDKDVVPKIENIFIDLGCNNKEEVEALGVHVGCVITYPDEFMVLNENKFVCRAIDNRIGGFMIAEVARLLHENKKKLPFGLYITNAVQEEVGLRGAEMITETIQPNAAIVTDVCHDSTTPMIDKHIEGETKIGNGPVVTYAPAVQNNLRELILDTATKNEIPFQRLASSRVTGTDTDAFAYSNGGVASALISLPLRYMHTTVEMVHRDDVENVIKLIYETLLNIENEATFSYFD, from the coding sequence ATGGCGTCAAAATCAATATTGAACGATAATTCAATTGCATTTCTAGAAAAATATCTTAATAATCCATCACCAACAGGTTTTGAGTCTGAAGGACAAAAAATATGGATGGAGTATTTAAAACCTTACGTTGATACTTTTATTACTGACACTTATGGTACGGCTGTGGGGATTATTAACCCCGATGCTCCTTATAAAATAGTTATAGAAGGACACTCCGACGAGATTTCGTGGTACGTTAACTATATTACCGATAATGGGCTTGTATACGTTATTCGTAACGGTGGCTCCGACCACATGATTGCTCCCTCTAAACGTGTCAATATCCATACCAAAAAAGGTATTGTAAAAGGTGTATTTGGGTGGCCAGCCATACATACCCGCAAAGGGGATAAGGATGTAGTACCTAAAATAGAGAATATTTTTATTGATTTGGGTTGTAACAACAAAGAGGAGGTTGAAGCTTTGGGCGTACATGTTGGATGTGTTATTACGTACCCTGATGAGTTTATGGTACTAAACGAAAACAAATTTGTATGCCGTGCTATAGATAACCGTATTGGAGGGTTTATGATTGCTGAAGTTGCTAGATTATTACACGAAAATAAAAAGAAGTTGCCTTTTGGATTGTACATAACCAATGCTGTACAAGAAGAAGTTGGACTTAGAGGTGCGGAAATGATTACGGAAACAATACAACCTAATGCTGCTATTGTTACCGATGTTTGCCACGATAGCACTACACCTATGATTGATAAGCATATTGAGGGGGAAACAAAAATTGGTAACGGTCCTGTTGTTACCTACGCCCCTGCTGTACAAAATAATTTACGTGAGTTAATATTGGATACGGCTACTAAAAACGAAATTCCGTTTCAACGATTAGCATCGTCTCGTGTTACAGGTACTGATACAGATGCTTTTGCTTATAGTAACGGCGGTGTAGCATCGGCACTTATATCGTTACCATTACGATATATGCACACTACTGTAGAGATGGTGCATAGGGATGATGTTGAAAATGTGATAAAATTGATTTACGAAACATTATTAAACATCGAAAACGAAGCTACATTCTCTTACTTCGATTAA
- a CDS encoding ankyrin repeat domain-containing protein — MKKTIIYLSLALVAFGSTTFASNANNVPNSNNKVAVETVVKYNASTPLAMAICKGDVTTVKKFIEYGADVNEKSNGFTPLMLAARYNRAEIVKILIANGAKLKITDDRGFTALKHAELSNANESAVILKEAIEA, encoded by the coding sequence ATGAAAAAAACGATCATTTATTTAAGTCTTGCTCTAGTAGCTTTCGGAAGTACAACATTCGCATCAAATGCCAATAACGTACCAAACAGTAACAACAAAGTAGCTGTTGAAACAGTTGTTAAGTACAACGCATCAACACCATTAGCCATGGCAATTTGCAAGGGCGATGTAACTACCGTTAAAAAGTTTATTGAGTACGGAGCCGATGTAAACGAAAAGTCTAACGGTTTTACACCACTTATGTTAGCGGCACGCTATAATCGTGCTGAAATTGTAAAAATATTAATTGCCAACGGTGCAAAATTAAAAATTACTGACGATAGAGGGTTTACAGCATTAAAACATGCAGAACTTTCTAATGCAAACGAATCGGCAGTAATTTTAAAAGAAGCAATAGAGGCTTAA